CCTTTTGTATCTTTCCATTTCCGGCATACTGCCAGGACCTGCGCTGCTTCCTTTAGGCAATTCCTTGCGTGTTCTTCTATGCCTTTCAGGTCCGCTTCTTCTATCGGGTGTCTGATTAAGTCAGCCATCATGTCTGCTTCAACGTAGGTTTCGTACACTTCTTCCTTCAGGACTACTGTGGCTTCGTCATCGTCTTTGTAGGTCGGTCCATGTTGGTCCCGTGCTGCAATGTACTCTGCCAGTACGGCCATGTCTACGTATGTGTCACTCATTTCACTGAACATAATTCACTCCATTTAGATATTCTTCAAAAGTTTTTGTTTTCGCAAAAATAAAACGGTTGTTCACCCACCTTTGCAATTTTAACAAGTTACTTCCTTTTGGTATGTTCTCTTTGTCATATAGCATTACATATGGCCAGTATCCTAAGTCACATAACGTATATATCCTTTTAAGGTCCTGCTCCATTGTCGTATCAAAATTGCATAGAACAAAAACTACAAGTCTGTGCTGACTTATTTTAGTTTTTTCTCGGAAGGTCTTAAACTTTGGTATTATCTGTTCTTTATCCTGGTATCTATCCCATGCAAAATACAGTTCCTTTATTTTGATTTTTGATAACATTTCAGCTTTTTCTTCCGTCATCAATCTAATATCAATACCCTGATTAAAATCTACATAAGCCTTGCTATCTATTAACTGCTGCAGAAGTTCCTTCCATTCTTTAGCTGCAAGTATGTTAGGGTCTGACAGTACAATGTTTTTCTGTCCGTCCCAAAACTCAGATAAATCTGCTACCTTGTGAGAGCGTTTCCCTTCCTTTGACTCGACATGGCAAAAATTACAACCGCGTGGGCAGCCACGTGACAAAAAGCCATAGGCTGTATCTTTGGTCATATCAGGATAAAGTGAATAGTCAGGGTATATATGTTCTACTTCATAAGGTAAATCTTTATCTTTCCCTTTATCGTATATTTCTTTGCCGTCTACATTTTCAATCGCATATCCGGATCCGCCTTTTATAACTTCATCTGCATCAACCGGGAAGCAGTAGTCAGCGGTAAAAGAAAAAACCTTTAACATATAGACTTTATCGCAATGGCCTGTAAGCAACGGGTCATACCATTCAACAGTATCACCTTTACTTTTATGCCATGCGCTAAGTTTCATAAGTGGTAAGTTTGGGTAGTTATGGCCGTCAACGTCAATTAAACCGATTTTCATTATTCTTCTGCTTTCCCTTCGTCTATCGTTTCCGCTAACTCCCATTCATCGCATTTATGCTCATAGTTGGTTTGATTTCCCGTCAATCTGCACTCATTTATAAAATCATATTGATATATGTTTTTATGCTTGCAGTTTACGCAATTTTTCGTTTTTTCAATCTGCACTTTCAGTTCATCAATCCATTTATTTAACGTGTCGTTATCTTCAAGGATTGCTTTATTCTGCTCTTTCAGGTTATCAATCTCATGCTTTAGCTCATCGATTCTGTAGCCTGCACGTGATACGTATTCTTTCAGTTCAGCGTTTTCTTTTTCCAGTTCTCTTATTCTTGCGCTTGTTTTCTTTTGAGCCTTTTCCGTTGCTTTCCACTGTTCTTCTTTACCTAACTTTCTACCTTCTGCAAGTCCATCAAGATAGGCTTGTTTTATAAAATCATCATTAGTTTTTAATTCGGGATTTCTTTCTTTAACTAAATCAAGATTATCACAATATTCTTCTGCTTTTTCTTCATCTGTCATCGTTACTTCTCCGTTCTTCCCACATCTCGTGCAGCTTGTCATCATGCTTCTGCGCGTCAATCATTTCTTCTTTCATCAGGTCTTCATCAGTAAACTCGTATTCGTTCATTTTGCCATCCCATAAATTGCTACACCGTCTGCGCCATCGTACTCGTATATTCGGCTTATGTAGGTAAGCACGTTGATGACGTTAACAATCTCATAAAACTTCAAGCCGGTAGCGTCTGCCAGTTGTCTTGCAGTCATTTCCTGACTATCAAGCTGCGTTCGTACCTTTTCAACTCTGCTCCAGTCAATTTCCATGCCATCCCCACACAAAACACCTGGAACTGCCAACGGCAGCCCAGGGACTTACCAAACAAAAACGACTCTAAACCGATGGTTTATCGTCTACATTTATGCCTATTATTTCTCCCGGCATGGGATTTGATATTTTTAACCGGTAACACCGGTAATTTCCAAAAAGTCCGGAAGGGGTGAAGCCTTCCGGCTGCGTATCTAGTCCCGCATTACTGCCATACACCCTGTTACAGTCACTCCAGGTATGGTTCCGGTAGGTGATCTGGTTTCTACTTTACCGCTGTAGAATGGATACACGTGGTGTCGGACCGCGCTACGGTTGTGCGTCTACCGTAGGCACCAGTGCTGTATCCGGTTGCCGTATTGCTCACTTGCGCTTGATTCGGTTTTACAAGTGAGCACCAGTGACGGCATGGTTCGTGATTTTCAAAAACGTAATTTTAGGAGTCAGCTTTTTCGCCTGAAGCTGTAACGTACCTTTTCCCGGCAATGCCGGTTTATTTGTTTTTATCCCCATCAACGATAGGGTTATTAACTAAGTACCATGATCTGAATGAAGTAGTTACTGCCGGTGATACGGTGTCTGTTCTGTAAACTCTGTCTTGAAAAGAAGTTTCTGCCCCCCCCGGTCCAGTGTACAGATTTACGCATACCGGCTCTTTATCTTCGTTCAATTCATTATCTCCAATATCATGCAGTCTTTCTGAACAGTAGTAATTGTGTTCATTACGTTCTGCTTTTCGCTTATTTCAATCATTTGAATAAGCACACCGCCACCTGTCCTACTTCTGTCACTTCTGTTTTCAGGATTTCTTCCAATTTGCCTGCAAACAATTTTTTTCAGTTCCACTTTTCTACACCTTTAATATTCAGCTGCCGGAACATGGCACACATAACGCCTACTACGATTGAGTTGCCGGCCTGCTTATACATTTGAGTAGGTGAGTTGACTTCTGCCATCTTGTCAATGTCAGTTTCTTCTACATCCATCAGCCGTAAGCATTCACGTTCTGTCAATTTCCTGATTCTGTATTCCATGATTGTCCCTTCTTCAATTCTGCATACTTCGCTTGTTGTCGTTATTGTTGGTGAGATCATACCCCCCCCCCTGGACCCTTCCGCGTCTTAACTCACTTGTCGGGTAAGCCAAATCAGCGACACCACCTACCTGGCACTCTATGTAACCTTGTTTAGTTGCTTGTCTTACCAGTATCATTCTTCACCAGTATGTGTGGCTCACGCCCCCCCCTGCATTGTTGTAAGTGCAGGACAGATACCTTTAAGGCTGTACACGCATCCCGCAAAGCCAGTTCCGTTGCCGTATAAACTGCCCAAAAATATTGCTACTTTGTCATCGTTCATCTTTCAATAAAAAAAATATTCCTTGCATTTTTACACCCAGTCCCGCGCATATAGTTGGACATAATCCACTTGTGTCATATACGCAATTACTCTGGTGCTTCCCATAACCTTGTTCCATGTAACCTACGTAGATAACTTTCTTTTCTTCATTCATTTTCAACCGCCACAATTACAAGATTATCTTTATGACTTTCCAGTCCTTTGTAGTATCTTGATGTTACGGTACTAACAGTTGGTGTAAGCACATCACATATCTTCGTATTATCCATGCTTGTCAGTTCTCCGTCAGGCATTTTGTCCAGTTTTGCCGGTATCAGTTTTTTCAATTTCCAAAACTCCTAGCCGTCCGTACGTATTCCACCCTTTCCAATCTCTCGCAAGTATTGATGGTGATACATCAATAATCTGTTCAATTTTTTTGCAGTTTTCTGTAATAAGTATTCCTATTGTTTTTTTCATGCCGTAGCCCTTTTTAGTACTTCCGGGTCAATCGACATAATGAGTTTTTCTGCTTTCTCGCTTGTCACGTAGTATTTTTCAGCAACTTCTTCATCAAGGTAGTCAACTACGCTTTTTTCAAGGCGGATCGGCTTCGGAAAATCGTAGTACACGTCATCAAGGAAACTGAACATAAAAGCGCGTTCACGGTTCTGTGCTACGCCATAGTCCTTTGCGTTCAGTATCTGCAAAAAATTGTGGTATCCCTTGCTTTCCAGGAACTGCTGCCAGTCATTGAAGTCATCGATAGCACCGGTTCCGCAAACCTGGGGCACATTTTCCATGAACAGAATATCCGGCAGCTGATTGTCAGGCAGTTCATTCAGTATCCGTTCTACTTCCCACAACAGTCCGCTTCTTGTTCCGCTACCTTTCTTCATACCCTGACGCTTGCCGGCCAGTGACAGGTCAACACAAGGAAAACTATATGACATGAAATAGCAGTACTTATCCTTTTCAGTTATGTTCAGGTCTGCACCGTGCACGTTCTTAATGTCAGAAGTGCCGTAGTTTGTACCGTGAACTGCGTTATATGACTTGATTGCATACTTGTCCCATTCGCATACAAAATGATGGTGGAACTTAGCCCCTATGCGCTTCATGGCCATAGACTGACTGCCATAGCCGGCAAAAAGTTCAATCATGGCAATTTCTTTTTCTATTTTTACGTCTTCGTTACTATCAAACAGTCCGCGCATTTTTCAATCTCCCATAAATCGTCTTTCCGTTCGGTCCTTCAATTTCGTACACCAGTGCGTCATCAGGTATATGAGCAATCATGCTGTATACCTGATTCGGTGTAGCGTCTACTTGCTTGCACAGTTCACTGACACTCATATCCCTGATTGCAAGTAGGTCCATAATCTGCTTCTTCTTTTCTCCCCATTTGGAGTCAAATACGATTTTTCTCATTTCCACTTCCCTGAAAGAAAAAAGTCCACATGGCTACTAAGCAGCGTTACGTCTTCCTTAATGTTCCGGTCGTTCTCTGCCAGTGCTTCAAGCTCTGTAGTGATAATGTTGTTAGCTACTGACTGTTCTTTCATAATCGCTTCACAAGTCTTTTCCATGCGTTTTACACGTCTGTTGGTTTCTACGATTGCAGTAAGCAGCAGTACAACGGTAAGGATAAATACCAGTACGATTCCGGCCATTGCGTATGTAAAATCTGTCTTAGTCATCTCTTTCTCCCCAGGTTCTTAATCTCTTTCTTGTCACGCGTCCCCATGGCGTCACTCCATATCCCACCGGACCGGAACAGTGTCTTTTCCTTCAGCGTCATATCCTTGGTCTTCTTAATCTTGACTGGCGCGTAAACGTTGCAGTCAGGATTAATAGGACCTTCAAGCGGACCAAATACCGTGATATTCCGGTACACCCTGCATCTATGCACAAGGCACTTTCTCTTATCATCAGTCAGCAGCTTATAGTTCTGACAATTCAAACAGTTCTTCAATTTTTTCTTCTCCGTTCAGCAGTGCCCATTTTCCCGGCACCGGGTTGTACACTGGCTCTGTCTGGCCGATGGTATCCATGACGCGATCAAGATTGCGTCTTGAAAGTGAGTATTTGTGTTTCAAATACGCAGTAGTTTTAGGTCCTTCCTTCAGTTCCGCCAGGATACTTTCTGCCAGTGTCATACTTCTTTAATCTCTATTCCGTAGCGGTCTAACATAAGTTTCCGCTTCAGAATGTATTCTTTGGTCCGCATACCCTTACTGTCTTCCACGATAAGATTGCCGTCTTTTTCATACTGGAAGTCTGCAAAGTAATACGCAGCTCGTTCCAGTTTTCCATCTTTCTTCCGGTGTGCCGGTATAAGTTCGTACTTAACCTGACGTTGTAAGCCGTGTATCTTTCCGGCAGTTTCCAGTAGCTTCAACTCTATCCACCGGCTTGCTTCCTTCTGGGAGTCAAACTTGATACCGTCAATGTACGTCTTCCGGTTTCCGTACTTGTTGTATCTTATGTACACCGTTGGTCTTCTCCCTTGGTTTCTATCAGCGTCCCTACACGCTGAAGCCGGCTCATTGCTGCACCGTCCAGTACCTTCAGGATTTCAGATCCGGAACAGTTACCCAGAATTATGGTTTTCCGTCCGTTTTCGATTCTCTCTGACACGATGTAGCTGATAACTTCGCGCTCTGACTGGTGAGCAGTTCTCATAACTTCATCGATTACCAAAAACTTGACTCCGGTATAACGTGCCAGTACGAATGACCGTTTTTCCTTGCCATACGCTTTCCCTGCGTCATCGTACTCGGAACATATATCCATGCTTTTCCGGTACAGTCCACCCAGTTCGCGGATACAACACGCTCCGGTCCAGGTCTTTCCGGTTCCATTCTTTCCGCAGATTACCAGTGCTTTCATGGACCTGTTGTTAACCATCATCTTGCCGTAGGTGTATAACTGCTGTTGTTCTTCGGTGTGCCGGTTGTATCTGTCAAAACTGGCGTGCAGACTGTCATCGTTAAGGCCGGAACTGATAAACTCTGCATACAGTTTCTTCTTCCGCAGTTCTTCTTCGCGCCTTTCGGTCCGTCTTTCCAGTTCTGCAATTTCTTCCGCAGTCAGACTGAACATGGGTTTTCCGTTAGAAAATCTCATTAGGGACCTGCCTTTCCGGTGCATACTCGGCCATAAACCGCGCCTTTGTTTTCTCGTTCTGTGCAAAAAACTTGTCAGCGTTCTGCATAAGTGCACGGTCGTTTTCAAGTATGTAGTTGCCGTTGATTTTTTCCGGTGGCGTTTCGTAACCGTTTACAAGGCGGTTGAATACTCCGGATGACAGAATGGTTTTTAGCAGAAAGCCACCACGCAGTACCCATGAGTCAGAAGCAGCCTTTCTAACTGCCAGTATCATCTGGTCTACGGTCACGCCATTCTTCAGGTGTTGCTTGATATGGGCACGGCACTCGGTCCACATACCGGAAGGTGGTTCCGGTGTCTGAACTACTTCTGCTTTGTAGAGTTCATCCCATTGCTGAAGGTATGCTTTTTCTACCGCTTCAAGTTCGTTATCAGGTTCTCTTTCACGCAGTGGTAGTTTTTTCGGTTTTGAAACTGGTGCAGGTTCTGCCGGTTTCGCAGCTTCAGCTGCTATATCAGCATTAGCATTTACATTTACATTTACATTAGCATTTACATTTACATTAGGGTTTTTATTTTCGCTATTTTCAAAACCCATAGGGTTATCTTTTTCTTCATTTTCAAAACCCATAGGGTTATTGTTTTCAGTATTTGGGTTTTCTTTTTTTGTATGGTGGGTTTTTGGTCTGCCACCCATTGCACCATATTTACCGTTGTCCTTACGCTGATTGTTTGCGTCAATCTGTGGACGCATAAATGTGTATGCCATCTTAACAATAGGGTCTTCAAAAGATTCAGGTACTACACCGTTAAGCGCATATTCATTCAGTACGTACATGATTTTCCCATACTGTGATGGTTCAAGGTCTTTGCAAGCTTCGTGAAAACTGGTGTAAAAAACGTAACTTTCGTACATGACTATCTTTTTCCTTCTATTAAAGAAGCACCGGAAGCCGGGTGGGATATTAGGAGTTATTTGTTCGCTATGTCCGTAGCGGATTTGACTCCCGGTGCTGAATTACTGTTTTACTGCCATCCACCGTTACCGTATCCGTTATTCTGTGGATACTGCTGCTGTGGACGGTTCTGCTGCGGTGCCGGCTGATTTGAATCAGGAATCATTAGTGTTTTGAGATAGCACTTATTGATGGTTTTAACGGCACCCATTTTGTCGGTGTATGTTTCATCGCGGTGTGCAAACATACCCTTTCCAGCATGACCGATCCATGCCTGAAAATTAAAATCACCCAGTCTGATACTCATCGCGTCAAAGAAACGTGTAATGTTCTTGTTGAAATAGTCACCTTCTACGTAGTACTCGTAGTAGGGCACTGTAGGGCAGGACTTGCACTGGTAAGTGATTTCAATCATCTGCTTTCCGGTGTTTGACTGCTTAACTTTTGCTTCAACTACTTTGATGTCGTGAATACCATCTGGTACGTCAAAGTAGTTGCCTACGCTGTAGTCTTCTGGTTGATAGTTGTTGATAAATGCCATAGTTCTACTTCCTTTGCTTTATATTCCGTAATAACTGCGGATCTGCTGATCCACGGCTTTCAGGTCGTTATCAATAAGGGTCTGCTCAAACATACCCATAGGTGACTTAACGGTATCCATACCGTTAGTCTGTGTTGCAAACTGGTACCGGCCGTCTTTTACCACCGTTTTAAGGACGATAGTAAACAGACCTTCCAGTGTTACTTTTTCTGACAGAAGCTTGCCGATTGATTTGAAACTTTCGTTTCCAAACTGGTCGCGCTCAACGTGGCCCATGATGTACACAATCTTGTCATCAGGAAGGTTGATAGCAGTCTGAATCATGTCAAAAAAGTTCTTTGCCATATCTGTAAACTTCTGAAAGCCGGTGACTTTTGCAGTCCGCATAAACTCGTTAGTCATCAGGTAGGTTGCGTCATCAATAACCAGTGACTTGCTTTTTGATTTCTGCAGCAGGTCAGTGATTACCTTATAGTCATCTGTCTTAGCCACTGGAAGCTGATTTCTGAATGGAAGCGGCTTCTTGCTTACGTTGATTACTGAACACTCGCCTGGCTGAAAGTTGCGCAGTGAAGTACTTTTACCTGTTCCTGATTCTCCGTATACCATTACGATTACTGCCATAACTCACTCCTTACAATACTTAGCAATACTTGGACGGCTGAAGGTGTCCATGTATGCCTTAGTCAGATTTGCGTCATTCTGACTGTTCATGCGCTGACGCTGATCATCCTTAGATGGCATAGGCTGTTCCCATGGCAGTCTGTCCCAGTCACCACGCGGAAACATCTTTGGCACAACCCAGTTAAGCTGTTCTTCTGTGTAAGTGTAGTTATCTAGTTTCTGGATTCCTGTTCCCCAACTTTTCAAACCACGGCCTTCGTCATTAGTAAGGCTATACAATACTCCCCAGGCGTTTATCATTGCTTCATGTTCGCGAAAAGTGAGTTCGTTGTTGTGCACGAAACCGTGCAACCTATTGGCTATTTCTTTTAATTCGTTGATTTGTGCTTCAGTCATTCTGCTTCTCCTACGGTCAGGTTGTTTGCTTTAATGCGATAACCGTCTGCAGCAGAAGCCCAGAAAGTAAACATTGAATAGTCGTGTGAAAGGAAATAAGCGTGAGCCAGGTTTTCGGCTCTATCTGCTTGTGAAAGGTAATATTCGTACATAGGTAACCGCTCCAGTACAAAAAAAGCCGATTGGATTGTGCGTATATCCAACCGGCTTTAGTTCGCAAGATTCGGTTACAACTAACCGCCTTTGCGATCAAGGCGGTTAAGCAAACGCACATAACTTAACAGCCCTAATTCAACGCTTTAAGAAACTCCCTTGGCGTTGATAGTCTAAGGTTACTGCGGTTCACCGATACTGTCAATAGCCCTGAGATAGCTTAGACACAAAAAAAGATTTTTTTTACGTAAGATTTACTTATTTTGTGGTGATTTTTCTATTTTAAAAAATGAGCCATGTCGGTATTATGCCGGCATGGTTACAACTAAGAATAAGAAGGCATTGCCGCATTACCTTTCTGGCTTGTGTACCGGGAAGTACACATTACGTGAAGCTGCTGAAAGTACCGGTTATACACCTGAGTATCTGTGTACACTGAAAAAGAAGTTCAAAGCGGGATGGGACTGCAAGACTTACAACTATAGGCGTACTGCACCGGCAAACAAAATCCCTAAGAAGCAGCGCGATATGATAGTCAATCTATACGTGACTGAGTATCAAGATTATAACTTCAGCTTCTTCCTGGACTGCCTGATAGAGTTTGAGAATATCAAGATTTCATACCACGCTATCAGGAACATAATGAAGGAATACGGTATCAAGTCACCAAACTGCCGTAGAGTCAAAAAGACTAAACCGGCCATACACCGTCCACGGCTACGTAGGGAAGCAGAAGGGGATCTGATTCAAATTGATGGTACACCGTACCAGTGGTTCAAGTGGTGTGGTGATA
The window above is part of the Fibrobacter sp. genome. Proteins encoded here:
- a CDS encoding DNA cytosine methyltransferase, with protein sequence MISPTITTTSEVCRIEEGTIMEYRIRKLTERECLRLMDVEETDIDKMAEVNSPTQMYKQAGNSIVVGVMCAMFRQLNIKGVEKWN
- a CDS encoding DUF1064 domain-containing protein, whose translation is MYIRYNKYGNRKTYIDGIKFDSQKEASRWIELKLLETAGKIHGLQRQVKYELIPAHRKKDGKLERAAYYFADFQYEKDGNLIVEDSKGMRTKEYILKRKLMLDRYGIEIKEV
- the dcm gene encoding DNA (cytosine-5-)-methyltransferase, coding for MRGLFDSNEDVKIEKEIAMIELFAGYGSQSMAMKRIGAKFHHHFVCEWDKYAIKSYNAVHGTNYGTSDIKNVHGADLNITEKDKYCYFMSYSFPCVDLSLAGKRQGMKKGSGTRSGLLWEVERILNELPDNQLPDILFMENVPQVCGTGAIDDFNDWQQFLESKGYHNFLQILNAKDYGVAQNRERAFMFSFLDDVYYDFPKPIRLEKSVVDYLDEEVAEKYYVTSEKAEKLIMSIDPEVLKRATA
- a CDS encoding ATP-binding protein, with translation MVYGESGTGKSTSLRNFQPGECSVINVSKKPLPFRNQLPVAKTDDYKVITDLLQKSKSKSLVIDDATYLMTNEFMRTAKVTGFQKFTDMAKNFFDMIQTAINLPDDKIVYIMGHVERDQFGNESFKSIGKLLSEKVTLEGLFTIVLKTVVKDGRYQFATQTNGMDTVKSPMGMFEQTLIDNDLKAVDQQIRSYYGI
- a CDS encoding DUF6291 domain-containing protein, with product MYESYVFYTSFHEACKDLEPSQYGKIMYVLNEYALNGVVPESFEDPIVKMAYTFMRPQIDANNQRKDNGKYGAMGGRPKTHHTKKENPNTENNNPMGFENEEKDNPMGFENSENKNPNVNVNANVNVNVNANADIAAEAAKPAEPAPVSKPKKLPLREREPDNELEAVEKAYLQQWDELYKAEVVQTPEPPSGMWTECRAHIKQHLKNGVTVDQMILAVRKAASDSWVLRGGFLLKTILSSGVFNRLVNGYETPPEKINGNYILENDRALMQNADKFFAQNEKTKARFMAEYAPERQVPNEIF
- a CDS encoding ATP-binding protein, with the translated sequence MRFSNGKPMFSLTAEEIAELERRTERREEELRKKKLYAEFISSGLNDDSLHASFDRYNRHTEEQQQLYTYGKMMVNNRSMKALVICGKNGTGKTWTGACCIRELGGLYRKSMDICSEYDDAGKAYGKEKRSFVLARYTGVKFLVIDEVMRTAHQSEREVISYIVSERIENGRKTIILGNCSGSEILKVLDGAAMSRLQRVGTLIETKGEDQRCT